One window of Paludibacter propionicigenes WB4 genomic DNA carries:
- a CDS encoding glycosyltransferase family 2 protein, with protein MPLSVIIITYNEERNIGRCLESLTGIADDILVVDSFSTDKTEEICQQYSARFIQRRFDGYSNQKRFATEHAKFDYVLSLDADEALSPELKTSILNEKNKWSKPCYSFNIRNHYCGKAIRHCGWYPDKHVRLFNRSVTNWTQKEVHESIAVNDNKAVMHLKGDLLHFTCSSITEHQEKEKKYARMNADILAKKGKNILWITPYIKGAFRFFKTYVIKLGILDGYYGFIISKTLAKSSFYKYSWARNAIRKK; from the coding sequence ATGCCTTTATCAGTCATAATCATAACATATAATGAAGAAAGAAACATTGGTAGATGTCTGGAATCATTAACCGGAATTGCCGATGATATTCTGGTAGTAGATTCGTTCTCTACTGATAAGACCGAAGAAATTTGCCAACAATATAGTGCCAGATTTATTCAACGGCGGTTTGATGGGTATAGTAACCAAAAAAGATTTGCAACTGAACATGCTAAGTTCGACTACGTACTTTCGCTTGATGCCGATGAGGCACTTTCTCCAGAACTAAAAACTTCCATTCTAAATGAAAAAAACAAGTGGTCAAAACCTTGTTATTCATTCAATATCAGAAACCATTATTGCGGCAAAGCCATCAGACACTGCGGCTGGTACCCGGATAAACATGTTAGATTATTCAACCGCAGCGTAACAAACTGGACTCAAAAGGAAGTACACGAATCAATAGCCGTGAATGACAACAAAGCGGTAATGCATCTTAAAGGAGATTTATTGCATTTTACATGCTCTTCCATCACAGAACATCAGGAAAAGGAAAAAAAATACGCTCGTATGAACGCCGATATACTGGCTAAAAAGGGAAAAAACATACTATGGATTACTCCATACATAAAAGGAGCTTTCCGATTCTTTAAAACGTATGTTATCAAATTAGGCATTCTGGATGGCTACTATGGGTTTATAATTAGCAAAACACTTGCTAAATCATCTTTTTATAAATATTCCTGGGCAAGAAACGCGATAAGAAAGAAATAG